From the genome of Fusobacterium varium, one region includes:
- the nagA gene encoding N-acetylglucosamine-6-phosphate deacetylase: MEKILLKNGKFVLGNRIVSGDLLVIDGKIKKIIENENPLYENGIDLKGKYVVPGFIDAHIHGAYGADAMDGTVEALKTISSFVVKHGTTNFLATTLTSTKDVLKNVLEKIAEVQDKELDGANIFGAHMEGPYFDIQYKGAQNEKYMKPAGIEEIKEYLSVKPGLVKLFSLSPKDDAALEAIKFLKENGVIVSIGHSAVYFDDVQKAIKAGLSHSTHTYNGMRGFTHREPGVVGAVLSSDSVMAEIIFDKIHVHPEAIRILLKAKGVDKVECITDAMSATGLPDGNYKLGELDVYVKDNQARLVSNDSLAGSVLTLDKAFKNIIELGYSIFDAVKMTSTNAAREFGLNTGEISEGKDADLVVLNNDYSVDMTFVKGKLKYQA, from the coding sequence ATGGAAAAAATACTTTTAAAAAATGGGAAATTTGTTTTAGGAAATAGAATTGTTTCAGGAGATTTATTAGTAATAGATGGTAAAATAAAAAAAATAATAGAAAATGAAAATCCTTTATATGAAAATGGAATAGATTTAAAAGGAAAATATGTAGTACCTGGATTTATTGATGCACATATCCATGGAGCATATGGTGCTGATGCTATGGACGGAACTGTAGAAGCTTTAAAAACTATTTCATCTTTTGTAGTAAAACATGGAACTACTAATTTTCTTGCTACAACTCTTACAAGTACAAAAGATGTTTTAAAAAATGTTTTAGAAAAAATAGCAGAGGTACAGGATAAAGAACTAGATGGAGCAAATATATTTGGAGCTCATATGGAAGGACCATATTTTGATATACAATATAAAGGAGCTCAAAATGAAAAATACATGAAGCCAGCTGGGATAGAGGAAATAAAAGAATATCTAAGTGTAAAACCAGGACTTGTAAAATTATTTTCATTATCACCTAAAGATGATGCTGCACTAGAAGCAATCAAATTTTTGAAAGAAAATGGCGTAATAGTTTCTATAGGACATTCAGCTGTATATTTTGATGATGTGCAAAAAGCTATAAAAGCTGGTTTGAGCCATTCAACACATACATATAATGGAATGAGAGGATTCACTCATAGAGAACCAGGAGTAGTAGGGGCTGTATTAAGTAGTGATTCTGTAATGGCAGAAATTATATTTGATAAAATTCACGTTCACCCAGAAGCTATAAGAATTTTATTAAAAGCAAAAGGGGTAGATAAAGTAGAGTGTATCACAGATGCTATGAGTGCTACTGGACTTCCAGATGGAAATTATAAACTTGGAGAGCTTGATGTTTATGTAAAAGATAATCAGGCTAGACTTGTAAGTAATGATTCACTTGCAGGAAGTGTACTTACTTTAGACAAGGCATTTAAAAATATTATTGAATTAGGATATAGTATTTTTGATGCAGTTAAGATGACAAGTACAAATGCTGCTAGAGAATTTGGGCTTAATACTGGAGAAATATCTGAAGGAAAAGATGCAGATCTTGTTGTATTAAATAATGATTATTCTGTTGATATGACATTTGTAAAAGGTAAATTAAAATATCAAGCTTAA
- the recA_1 gene encoding Recombinase A: protein MAAKKNEEMSKEKALDLAIKQISKEFGEGSIMKLGNNLSMNVEVISTGSLNLNIALGVGGVPRGRIIEVYGAESSGKTTIALHIVAEAQKAGGIAAFIDAEHALDPVYARALGVDVDELLISQPDYGEQALEIADMLVRSNAVDIIVVDSVAALVPKVEIDGEMGDQQMGLQARLMSKALRKLTATLNKSKTTMVFINQIRDKIGGFGFGPQTTTTGGKALKFYSSVRLEVKRIGSVKQGDEVIGNETVVKVTKNKVAPPFKEAAFQIMYGKGITRVGEIMEIALNNDIVSKSGAWFSFGDIRLGQGKENVKARLETEPELFGQIEKKVMEIIEKGELDTKPSKKKATESTESDENDTLEFAGDSEGIIEEEI, encoded by the coding sequence ATGGCAGCGAAAAAAAATGAAGAAATGAGTAAAGAAAAAGCATTAGATTTAGCTATAAAGCAAATATCAAAAGAATTTGGAGAAGGATCTATAATGAAACTTGGGAATAACCTAAGTATGAATGTAGAAGTTATTTCAACAGGAAGTTTAAATCTTAATATAGCATTAGGTGTGGGAGGAGTACCTAGAGGAAGAATAATAGAAGTATATGGAGCAGAAAGTTCAGGGAAAACAACAATAGCTCTTCATATAGTAGCAGAAGCACAAAAAGCTGGAGGAATAGCAGCTTTTATAGATGCAGAACATGCTTTAGATCCTGTATATGCAAGAGCTTTGGGAGTAGATGTAGATGAATTGCTAATATCACAGCCAGACTATGGAGAACAGGCACTTGAAATAGCAGATATGCTTGTAAGGTCAAATGCAGTGGATATTATAGTAGTGGACTCTGTAGCTGCTCTTGTACCAAAAGTAGAAATAGATGGAGAAATGGGAGATCAGCAGATGGGACTTCAGGCAAGACTGATGTCAAAAGCTTTAAGAAAACTCACTGCAACATTGAATAAATCAAAAACTACAATGGTATTTATCAATCAAATAAGGGATAAAATTGGTGGTTTTGGTTTTGGTCCTCAAACTACAACTACTGGAGGAAAAGCTTTAAAATTCTATTCATCAGTCAGACTGGAAGTAAAAAGAATTGGTTCTGTAAAGCAAGGTGATGAGGTAATAGGAAATGAAACAGTGGTAAAAGTTACAAAAAATAAAGTAGCCCCTCCATTTAAAGAAGCTGCATTCCAAATAATGTATGGAAAAGGAATAACTAGAGTAGGAGAAATAATGGAGATAGCTCTAAATAATGATATAGTATCTAAATCAGGAGCATGGTTCAGTTTTGGAGATATTAGATTAGGTCAGGGAAAAGAAAATGTAAAGGCAAGACTTGAAACAGAACCTGAATTATTTGGACAGATAGAGAAAAAAGTAATGGAGATAATAGAAAAAGGTGAACTAGATACTAAACCTTCTAAAAAGAAAGCTACAGAAAGTACTGAATCTGATGAAAATGACACATTAGAATTTGCTGGAGATAGCGAAGGAATTATTGAAGAGGAAATATAA
- the truB gene encoding tRNA pseudouridine synthase B — protein MEGIINVNKPSGITSFDVVRKLRRILHERKIGHTGTLDPLAEGVLVVCIGKATKLVQDIEGYEKTYTAGFELGYRTDTYDTEGQIIEKREINNVTLGELENVLKKFIGEIEQIPPMYSALKVDGKKLYELARQGIEVERKARLIEIKFIDIVEFDGVKGKIRCGVSKGTYIRSLIDDMGKALGTLATMTSLVREKVGSSNIEDSYTLEDIEAISLEEKTDFLCSVEDFFKYPKITLEGEKNMILFLNGNTVRFTAADGRYRIYDSTGKFLGLCNVSNNLLKGYKYF, from the coding sequence TTGGAAGGTATAATTAACGTGAATAAACCTAGCGGAATAACTTCTTTTGATGTTGTAAGAAAGCTGAGAAGAATTCTGCATGAAAGAAAAATAGGGCATACAGGAACTTTAGATCCTCTTGCAGAAGGTGTTTTAGTTGTATGTATAGGTAAAGCGACAAAATTAGTACAAGATATAGAAGGATATGAAAAAACTTATACTGCTGGATTTGAGCTTGGATATAGAACAGATACCTATGATACAGAAGGACAGATAATCGAAAAGAGAGAAATAAACAATGTTACTCTTGGCGAACTTGAAAATGTGTTGAAAAAATTCATTGGAGAGATAGAACAGATACCACCTATGTATTCAGCTTTAAAAGTAGATGGGAAAAAACTTTATGAACTTGCAAGACAAGGAATTGAAGTTGAAAGAAAAGCCAGATTAATAGAAATAAAGTTTATAGATATCGTTGAATTTGATGGAGTGAAAGGAAAAATTAGATGTGGTGTTTCAAAAGGAACATACATTCGTTCATTGATAGATGATATGGGAAAAGCTTTAGGAACTCTTGCTACAATGACGTCCTTAGTGAGAGAAAAAGTAGGAAGTTCAAATATCGAAGATTCTTATACACTGGAAGATATAGAAGCTATATCTCTTGAAGAAAAAACAGATTTTTTATGCAGTGTGGAAGATTTTTTTAAGTATCCTAAAATAACATTGGAAGGAGAAAAGAATATGATTCTTTTTCTTAATGGAAATACAGTGAGATTTACAGCTGCTGATGGCAGATATAGAATATATGATAGTACTGGAAAATTTTTAGGATTATGTAATGTAAGTAATAATTTATTAAAGGGATATAAATATTTTTAA
- the mgtB gene encoding Magnesium-transporting ATPase, P-type 1, whose translation MMKEKMKKNYLRKNVEKTVHKDEVNLRMEYAANSDIADILKRFGSTIKGIEKERIKFSREKYGKNKVTHGKKKSLFKRMCDAFVNPFTAILFCLAVVSGITDIAIPIYNNIPEDVDIMTVTIILTMVIISGVLRFVQEARSNNAVEKLLEMITTTTCVERMEDGKKEIPLEEVVVGDIVHLAAGDMIPADMRIIEAKDLFISQSALTGESEPLEKTPEAAKEKNEAITEYNNLAFMGSNVISGAAVGIVISVGNDTIFGSMAQSISEEPIVTSFEKGVNSVSWVLIRFMLVMVPVVFFINGMTKGNWIQAFLFAVSIAVGLTPEMLPMIVTTCLAKGAVSMSKKKTIVKNLNSIQNFGAMDILCTDKTGTLTQDKVVLEYHMNVHGKEDSRVLRHAFLNSWYQTGLKNLMDLSIIERTEEEGKEDKSLKGLAEMYKKVDEIPFDFSRRRMTVVVEDNSGKTQMITKGAVEEMLSICKYVEYRGKVEILNDELKRDILQTVDDFNEDGMRVIAVAQKTNPSPVGAFGVKDECDMVLIGYLAFLDPPKETTAKAIQALKEYGVATKILTGDNDKVTRSICQKVGLKVEKILLGSDLEKMTDYELGKSAENISVFAKLSPDQKARIVRVLRDSGHTVGFMGDGINDAAAMKAADIGISVDTAVDIAKESADIILLEKDLMVLEEGIVEGRKTYANMIKYIKMTASSNFGNMFSVLAASAFIPFLPMMSVQLIFLNLIYDLSCTTIPWDNVDDEFLRIPRKWDASSVGKFMLWIGPTSSIFDITTYLVLYFIICPMFVSGGLHYHMIPASDESMRNMFVALFQTGWFVESMWTQTLVIHMIRTSKIPFIQSRASLSVSLLTCSGILFLSLIPYTKLGEMIGLTVLPTVYWPFLIGTVTLYMILVTFLKKVYVKRYGELL comes from the coding sequence ATGATGAAAGAAAAAATGAAAAAAAATTATCTAAGAAAAAATGTAGAAAAAACAGTTCATAAAGATGAAGTAAATTTAAGAATGGAATATGCAGCAAATAGTGATATTGCTGATATATTAAAAAGATTTGGAAGTACAATAAAAGGGATTGAAAAAGAAAGGATAAAATTTTCTAGAGAAAAATATGGAAAAAATAAAGTAACGCATGGAAAGAAAAAATCTCTATTTAAAAGAATGTGTGATGCCTTTGTAAATCCTTTTACAGCAATACTTTTTTGTTTAGCTGTAGTTTCAGGAATAACTGATATTGCTATTCCTATTTATAATAACATACCTGAAGATGTAGATATTATGACTGTAACAATAATTTTAACTATGGTAATAATATCAGGAGTACTTCGTTTTGTACAGGAAGCCAGAAGCAACAATGCAGTAGAAAAGCTTCTTGAAATGATAACTACTACCACATGTGTAGAAAGAATGGAAGATGGAAAAAAGGAAATACCATTGGAAGAAGTGGTAGTTGGGGATATAGTACATCTTGCAGCTGGAGATATGATTCCAGCAGATATGAGAATAATTGAGGCTAAAGATTTATTTATCAGTCAGTCAGCTTTAACAGGTGAAAGTGAGCCTCTTGAAAAAACACCAGAAGCAGCTAAAGAAAAAAATGAAGCTATTACAGAATATAACAATCTTGCATTTATGGGGAGTAATGTTATCAGTGGAGCTGCTGTTGGAATAGTAATTTCTGTTGGTAATGATACTATATTTGGTTCAATGGCACAGTCGATATCAGAGGAACCAATAGTTACAAGCTTTGAAAAAGGAGTAAATTCTGTTTCATGGGTACTCATTCGTTTTATGCTGGTAATGGTTCCAGTGGTATTTTTTATCAATGGAATGACAAAAGGAAATTGGATACAGGCTTTTCTTTTTGCTGTATCAATAGCTGTAGGACTTACTCCTGAAATGCTTCCTATGATAGTAACTACTTGCCTAGCTAAAGGTGCAGTTTCTATGTCAAAGAAAAAAACTATTGTAAAGAATCTCAATTCTATTCAAAATTTTGGAGCTATGGATATTTTGTGTACAGATAAAACTGGAACTTTGACACAGGATAAAGTAGTATTAGAATATCATATGAATGTTCATGGAAAAGAGGATAGTCGTGTATTGCGTCATGCTTTCCTTAACAGCTGGTATCAAACAGGACTCAAAAATCTTATGGACTTATCAATAATTGAAAGAACAGAAGAAGAGGGAAAAGAAGATAAATCATTAAAAGGTTTAGCTGAGATGTATAAAAAAGTAGATGAAATACCATTTGATTTCTCTCGTCGTCGTATGACAGTAGTTGTTGAAGATAACAGTGGAAAAACACAGATGATTACTAAAGGAGCAGTTGAGGAAATGCTTTCTATTTGTAAATATGTAGAATACAGAGGAAAGGTAGAAATTTTAAACGACGAATTAAAAAGAGATATACTTCAGACAGTGGATGATTTTAATGAAGATGGAATGAGAGTTATAGCAGTAGCACAAAAAACAAATCCTTCTCCAGTTGGAGCTTTCGGAGTAAAAGATGAATGTGATATGGTTCTTATAGGATATCTTGCTTTTCTTGATCCACCAAAAGAAACAACAGCTAAAGCTATACAAGCATTGAAAGAATATGGGGTTGCAACTAAAATCTTAACTGGTGATAATGATAAAGTTACTAGAAGCATATGTCAAAAAGTAGGACTTAAAGTTGAAAAAATACTGCTGGGTTCTGATTTAGAAAAAATGACTGATTATGAGTTGGGAAAATCAGCAGAAAATATAAGTGTATTTGCAAAGCTTTCACCTGATCAAAAAGCCAGAATAGTAAGAGTGCTTCGTGATAGTGGTCATACTGTAGGTTTTATGGGAGATGGAATAAACGATGCAGCAGCTATGAAAGCAGCAGATATAGGAATATCAGTAGATACAGCTGTAGATATTGCTAAGGAATCAGCAGATATTATTCTTTTGGAGAAAGATCTCATGGTACTTGAAGAAGGGATAGTAGAGGGACGTAAAACATATGCCAATATGATAAAATATATAAAAATGACTGCTTCATCAAATTTCGGAAATATGTTTTCAGTACTTGCAGCTAGTGCATTTATTCCTTTTTTGCCTATGATGAGCGTACAGCTGATATTTTTAAATTTAATATATGATCTTTCATGTACTACTATCCCTTGGGATAATGTAGATGATGAATTTTTAAGAATACCAAGAAAATGGGACGCTTCATCTGTTGGAAAATTTATGTTATGGATAGGACCTACAAGTTCCATATTTGATATAACAACATATCTTGTATTATATTTTATCATATGTCCAATGTTTGTATCTGGAGGATTACATTATCATATGATTCCAGCATCAGATGAATCAATGAGAAATATGTTTGTAGCACTATTCCAAACTGGTTGGTTTGTTGAATCTATGTGGACACAGACTTTAGTTATTCATATGATAAGAACATCAAAAATACCATTTATTCAAAGTAGAGCATCATTATCAGTAAGTTTGCTTACTTGTAGTGGAATATTATTTCTTTCATTAATTCCATATACAAAACTTGGAGAAATGATAGGGCTTACAGTTTTACCAACTGTATATTGGCCTTTCTTAATAGGAACTGTTACTCTTTACATGATACTTGTTACATTTTTAAAGAAAGTATATGTAAAACGTTATGGAGAACTTCTATAA
- a CDS encoding Ribulose-5-phosphate 4-epimerase and related epimerases and aldolases, with product MKKLLILFIISITIISCSSFGSKDKNIITPDEVLNAVETDNTMLLNNFFASDFPIGYVNKEGKSLLIIALENDSQKVLNMLLGKGVYLEETFEDGKTPIFYVRSLNALEQMVKAGADINKKDSSGKTLLSYFIEAKPLSYSKYLTEQGADVNAVEENGWTPVFRAAAGRDISLLEAMKNNGGNFTKQDLAGNFPIYYAQNEEILLKLLDSAKYNLNAKNKKEENILGEIYLRAVSYNYVSVIEKLLEVGVNPNYMSYGDSALSIARDNRNESMIKYLNSKGIK from the coding sequence ATGAAGAAACTACTGATACTTTTCATAATATCTATTACAATTATCAGTTGCAGCAGTTTTGGAAGTAAAGATAAAAATATAATAACACCAGATGAAGTTTTAAATGCTGTAGAAACTGATAATACAATGCTTTTAAATAACTTTTTTGCATCAGATTTTCCTATTGGATATGTGAATAAAGAAGGAAAAAGCCTTTTAATAATTGCATTAGAAAATGATAGCCAAAAAGTTTTGAATATGCTTCTTGGAAAAGGGGTATATTTAGAGGAAACCTTTGAAGATGGGAAAACTCCTATATTTTATGTAAGAAGTTTAAATGCTTTAGAGCAGATGGTAAAAGCAGGGGCAGATATAAACAAAAAAGACAGTAGTGGAAAGACTCTATTGAGTTATTTCATTGAAGCAAAACCTTTAAGTTATAGCAAGTATCTCACTGAACAGGGAGCAGATGTAAATGCTGTAGAAGAAAATGGCTGGACTCCAGTATTTAGAGCAGCAGCAGGAAGGGATATTTCTCTTTTAGAAGCTATGAAGAATAATGGTGGTAATTTTACAAAACAGGATTTAGCAGGAAATTTTCCTATATACTATGCACAAAATGAGGAAATTTTATTAAAATTACTAGATAGTGCAAAATATAATTTAAATGCCAAAAATAAAAAAGAAGAAAATATTTTAGGAGAAATTTATCTAAGAGCAGTATCTTATAACTACGTTTCTGTTATAGAAAAACTTTTAGAAGTAGGTGTAAATCCTAACTATATGTCTTATGGTGACAGTGCTTTGTCAATAGCCAGAGATAATAGAAATGAATCTATGATAAAATATTTGAACTCAAAAGGGATAAAATAA
- the licR_2 gene encoding Probable licABCH operon regulator, whose protein sequence is MILTKRSLKIINLFLTGNKFTIDELADFFSITNRTVANNIKTIKNFLKSNNLNSLVENNGVYYIKNKDSSLISHLISKEIITVEERKEYIILKLLTDNLITLNPIAEELGITRRALNYDMIDIKEFFSKKNIELVPVAGKGVTLVGKEADMRQLLSQFIEKLLIKKGNINKIFQKFLKVFNENCSISLIDRMLMEVTRGINITLPPESFYYVIGIILSGKLRKNFKDDSLKIENNSHSQKYQNLKEKLLNNIHIPIEDYETDQIITVFLDSDIETYKGEYKLKPEIENFLSILKEKLNVAFTIDENFLMILSYSFKLSNYKAEFNISQHQKKISHIPDSCEDIFKIVDEFTKKFLDNFILMIFSS, encoded by the coding sequence ATGATTTTAACAAAGCGTTCTCTTAAAATTATTAACTTATTCCTCACTGGAAATAAGTTTACAATTGATGAACTTGCAGATTTTTTTTCTATAACCAATAGAACTGTAGCAAATAATATAAAAACAATTAAAAATTTTTTAAAAAGTAATAATTTAAATTCCTTAGTAGAAAATAATGGTGTTTACTATATTAAAAATAAAGATTCAAGCTTAATTTCTCATCTCATTTCAAAAGAAATTATAACTGTAGAAGAAAGAAAAGAATATATTATATTAAAACTACTTACAGATAACCTTATAACGTTGAATCCAATAGCTGAAGAGCTTGGGATAACAAGAAGAGCTCTTAACTATGATATGATAGATATAAAAGAATTTTTTTCCAAAAAAAATATTGAACTCGTCCCTGTTGCTGGGAAAGGAGTTACCTTAGTTGGAAAAGAAGCTGATATGAGGCAGCTTCTTAGCCAATTTATAGAAAAGTTATTGATAAAAAAAGGTAATATAAATAAAATATTTCAAAAATTCTTAAAGGTATTCAACGAAAATTGTAGTATATCCCTAATAGATAGAATGCTTATGGAAGTGACAAGAGGTATAAATATTACTCTTCCTCCAGAAAGTTTCTATTATGTTATAGGCATTATATTATCTGGAAAATTAAGAAAAAATTTCAAGGATGATTCTTTGAAAATAGAAAATAATTCTCATTCTCAAAAATATCAAAATCTTAAAGAAAAATTATTAAACAATATCCATATACCTATTGAAGATTATGAAACTGACCAAATCATAACAGTTTTTCTTGATTCTGATATTGAAACTTATAAAGGAGAGTATAAGCTAAAACCAGAGATTGAAAACTTTCTTTCTATTTTAAAAGAAAAATTAAATGTTGCTTTTACTATTGATGAGAATTTTTTAATGATACTTTCATATTCATTCAAGCTTTCCAATTACAAAGCTGAATTTAATATAAGTCAGCATCAAAAAAAAATCTCACATATTCCTGATTCATGTGAAGATATTTTTAAAATTGTAGATGAATTTACTAAAAAGTTTTTAGACAATTTCATACTGATGATCTTCTCTTCATAA
- the galE_3 gene encoding UDP-glucose 4-epimerase: MKNILVTGGAGYIGSHAVAELLDSGYSVVVIDSLENGFMQLVDKRAKFYHGNVQDADMMDKIFTENKIDAVMHFAGYIKVPESVVEPNKYYLNNTYTVMCLLESMKKNNIKNIVFSSTAAVYGDVKEPEPVDENHSKDPINPYGMSKLMSERIIMDCAKAHELNYSIFRYFNVGGAHEKHDIGQMGEGITALIPLILKAAKGTIPKLSIYGNDFNTKDGTGVRDYIHVVDLVRAHILSLKTLEKNISGIYNLGNGNGFTVLEMLNAAKEVTKIDIPAEITSRRPGDPPCVIASSKKAIAELGWKPYYTNVKDIIRTAWEWNLKVK; the protein is encoded by the coding sequence ATGAAAAATATTTTAGTTACAGGGGGAGCTGGGTATATCGGAAGTCATGCTGTTGCTGAACTTCTTGATTCTGGTTATTCTGTAGTTGTTATAGATAGTTTGGAAAATGGTTTTATGCAGCTTGTAGACAAAAGAGCGAAATTTTATCATGGCAATGTTCAAGATGCTGATATGATGGATAAAATATTTACTGAAAATAAAATAGATGCTGTAATGCACTTTGCTGGATATATAAAAGTTCCAGAAAGTGTTGTAGAACCAAATAAATATTACTTAAATAATACTTATACTGTTATGTGTCTACTTGAATCAATGAAAAAAAATAATATTAAAAATATAGTTTTTTCTTCCACTGCTGCTGTTTATGGAGATGTGAAAGAACCTGAACCAGTAGATGAAAACCATTCTAAAGATCCTATCAATCCTTATGGAATGAGTAAACTCATGTCTGAAAGAATTATTATGGATTGTGCAAAAGCTCATGAACTTAATTATTCTATCTTTAGATATTTTAATGTAGGTGGAGCTCATGAGAAACATGATATTGGTCAAATGGGTGAAGGTATTACTGCACTTATACCTCTCATATTAAAAGCTGCAAAAGGAACTATACCAAAACTTTCTATTTATGGTAATGATTTTAATACCAAAGATGGAACTGGAGTAAGGGATTATATTCATGTTGTAGATTTAGTAAGGGCACATATACTTTCTCTTAAAACATTAGAAAAAAATATAAGTGGCATATACAATCTCGGAAATGGAAATGGTTTTACAGTCCTTGAAATGCTTAATGCTGCAAAAGAAGTAACTAAAATAGATATTCCAGCAGAAATTACATCTAGAAGACCCGGAGATCCTCCTTGTGTTATAGCATCAAGTAAAAAAGCTATAGCTGAACTTGGTTGGAAACCTTATTACACCAACGTGAAAGATATAATAAGAACTGCTTGGGAATGGAATTTAAAGGTGAAATAA
- the typA gene encoding GTP-binding protein TypA/BipA homolog codes for MKIKNIAIIAHVDHGKTTLVDCLLRQAGVFGSHELEKVEERVMDSNDIEKERGITIFSKNASVQYKDYKINIVDTPGHADFGGEVQRIMKMVESVVLLVDAFEGPMPQTKYVLKKALEQGHRPIVVVNKVDKPNARPEEVLYMVYDLFIELNANDLQLDFPVVYASGKGGFAKKELTDESDDMTPLFETILEHVDDPEGDPEKPMQFLITNIAYDNYVGKLAVGRIHNGVVKRNQEIMLIKRDGKMMKGKISVLYGYEGLKRTEIQEAQAGDIVCIAGIDNIDIGETFADVNDPVALPLIDIDEPTLAMTFMVNDSPFAGKEGKFVTSRHIWERLQKELQTNVSMRVEATDAPDAFVVKGRGELQLSILLENMRREGFEIQVSKPRVLMKEENGQKMEPVEMALIDVDECYTGVVIEKLGSRKGEMVSMVPGTDGYTRLEFKVPARGLIGFRNEFLTDTKGTGIINHSFFSYEPYKGEIPTRTKGVLIATEPGVTVPYALNNIQDRGILFLDPGIPVYEGMIVGEHNRENDLVVNVCKTKKLTNMRAAGSDDAVKLATPRRFSLEQALDYIAEDELVEVTPLNIRLRKKVLKEGERRKFEKRNED; via the coding sequence ATGAAAATTAAAAACATAGCAATAATTGCCCATGTTGACCACGGAAAAACAACACTAGTAGATTGTCTTTTAAGACAGGCTGGAGTATTTGGGAGCCATGAACTTGAAAAAGTAGAAGAAAGAGTAATGGACTCAAATGACATTGAAAAAGAAAGAGGAATAACTATTTTCTCTAAAAACGCATCTGTACAGTACAAGGACTATAAAATTAATATAGTTGATACTCCAGGACATGCTGACTTTGGAGGAGAAGTACAAAGAATTATGAAAATGGTAGAATCTGTTGTACTATTAGTTGATGCCTTTGAAGGACCTATGCCTCAAACTAAATATGTTTTGAAGAAAGCTTTAGAACAGGGACATAGACCTATAGTTGTAGTTAATAAAGTAGACAAGCCAAATGCAAGACCAGAAGAAGTGTTGTACATGGTTTATGATCTTTTTATAGAATTAAATGCAAATGATCTTCAATTGGATTTCCCAGTAGTATATGCTTCTGGAAAAGGAGGTTTTGCTAAAAAAGAGCTTACTGATGAAAGTGATGATATGACTCCACTATTTGAAACTATCCTTGAGCATGTAGATGATCCTGAAGGAGATCCTGAAAAACCAATGCAATTCCTTATTACAAATATAGCTTATGACAATTATGTTGGAAAGTTAGCTGTAGGAAGAATACACAATGGAGTTGTAAAAAGAAATCAAGAGATTATGCTTATAAAAAGAGATGGAAAAATGATGAAAGGTAAAATTTCGGTTCTTTATGGTTATGAAGGATTGAAAAGAACTGAAATTCAAGAAGCTCAGGCTGGGGATATAGTTTGTATAGCTGGTATAGATAATATAGATATTGGAGAAACATTTGCTGATGTAAATGATCCAGTTGCTTTGCCACTTATAGACATAGATGAACCAACTCTTGCAATGACATTTATGGTAAATGATTCACCATTTGCTGGAAAAGAAGGAAAATTTGTTACTTCTAGACATATATGGGAAAGATTACAGAAAGAACTTCAAACAAATGTAAGTATGAGAGTAGAAGCAACAGATGCTCCAGATGCTTTTGTTGTAAAAGGAAGAGGAGAACTTCAACTTTCTATACTTCTTGAAAATATGAGAAGAGAAGGATTTGAAATACAAGTTTCAAAACCAAGAGTTCTTATGAAAGAGGAAAATGGACAGAAAATGGAACCAGTTGAAATGGCTCTTATTGATGTTGATGAATGTTATACAGGGGTAGTTATAGAGAAATTAGGAAGCAGAAAAGGAGAAATGGTTTCTATGGTTCCTGGTACTGACGGTTATACACGTTTAGAGTTTAAAGTACCTGCAAGAGGACTTATAGGATTTAGAAATGAATTTCTTACAGATACTAAAGGAACAGGAATAATCAATCATTCATTCTTTAGTTATGAACCATATAAAGGGGAAATTCCTACAAGAACTAAAGGTGTTCTTATAGCAACTGAACCAGGAGTAACAGTACCATATGCTTTAAATAATATTCAGGACAGAGGAATACTTTTCCTTGATCCAGGTATTCCAGTATATGAAGGAATGATAGTTGGAGAACATAACAGAGAAAATGATCTTGTAGTAAATGTATGTAAAACTAAAAAACTTACAAATATGAGAGCAGCTGGAAGTGATGATGCAGTTAAATTAGCTACTCCTAGAAGATTTAGTTTAGAACAGGCTCTTGACTATATAGCAGAAGATGAATTAGTTGAAGTTACACCATTAAATATCAGATTGAGAAAGAAAGTCCTTAAAGAAGGGGAAAGAAGAAAATTTGAGAAGAGAAATGAAGACTAA